The Candidatus Nanohalovita haloferacivicina genome has a window encoding:
- a CDS encoding endonuclease/exonuclease/phosphatase family protein, protein MNAGYFLGYSGRLSNYLRHPLRTVIGDSEIQRNSRKEFTEMIEREGPDAVLLQEVDQGSIRSSRHSNTEALKNSLPDKFDSCSRTKYSGVLSRTPFSRNMSNMVAATEKVENHYLDKGTKSLVQEIQKDSLSIFSVHLARFGKKVRRKQMKQIKNIAEQREKYIVAGDFNFMKASEIETARKIFDKHFHDGKTFPADSPEKPLDMAFSSDNLDVAVTTLEETFSDHRPIRIEI, encoded by the coding sequence GTGAACGCAGGATACTTCCTCGGTTACAGCGGAAGACTTTCGAACTATCTCAGGCACCCACTGAGAACAGTCATAGGAGATTCCGAGATACAGAGAAATTCGAGGAAAGAATTCACAGAAATGATTGAAAGAGAAGGCCCTGACGCGGTTCTTCTACAGGAAGTTGACCAGGGCTCGATAAGAAGCTCAAGGCATTCTAACACCGAGGCCCTGAAGAACTCTCTTCCAGATAAATTCGACAGTTGCTCGCGAACAAAGTACAGCGGAGTACTCTCAAGGACACCTTTCTCAAGAAACATGTCAAACATGGTGGCCGCGACAGAAAAAGTTGAGAACCATTACCTGGATAAAGGAACGAAGTCTCTGGTACAGGAAATCCAGAAAGACTCTCTAAGCATTTTCTCAGTGCATCTGGCAAGATTCGGCAAAAAAGTAAGAAGAAAACAGATGAAGCAGATAAAAAATATCGCAGAACAGCGAGAAAAATACATAGTAGCTGGAGACTTCAACTTCATGAAGGCCTCTGAAATAGAGACAGCCAGAAAAATCTTCGACAAACATTTTCACGATGGAAAAACTTTTCCTGCAGACAGCCCGGAGAAACCTCTTGACATGGCCTTCAGCTCAGATAATCTGGACGTGGCCGTGACAACGCTGGAAGAGACATTTTCAGATCACAGGCCTATAAGAATAGAGATATAG
- a CDS encoding DUF4186 family protein: protein MRKLKLPGRDKTRPRLTEEDIQLIKELGIPEIKDQARRIVENKLREQPDNDGHQTPSAGNPVYKAMHACNSASRKELSRAHRIPAGPELSDKQIDAVVNLLTRWIVREYNFFKEERKEQQKNLGEFA from the coding sequence ATGAGAAAGTTAAAACTCCCAGGAAGAGATAAGACAAGGCCTAGGCTGACAGAGGAGGATATTCAGCTGATTAAAGAGCTAGGCATCCCTGAGATAAAGGATCAGGCCCGAAGAATTGTAGAAAACAAGTTGAGGGAACAGCCTGATAATGATGGCCATCAGACGCCGTCAGCCGGAAACCCTGTATACAAGGCCATGCATGCATGCAACTCAGCTTCCAGAAAAGAGCTTTCCAGAGCTCATAGAATTCCTGCAGGCCCAGAGCTAAGTGATAAACAGATTGATGCTGTTGTAAATCTTCTTACCCGCTGGATTGTACGAGAATACAACTTTTTCAAGGAGGAAAGAAAAGAACAGCAGAAGAACCTTGGAGAGTTCGCCTAA
- the rrp42 gene encoding exosome complex protein Rrp42, whose product MKINQKTIRKIIEDEERLDGRGLEEYRDIEIETNWVRETAEGSAKVTIGNTQVLVGLSVDVEDPYDDRPDQGTIVTNAELAPMAAREYESGPPQEPGVELARVVDRGIREAEAVDLEELCIEEGEKVYTLFIDVHVLNDDGNLIDASSLGAMAALKTGFIPVYDEEEGLKRDEKAMDVPLQYEPVTVTGRKIEDKLLWDTTRDEEEALDARLTVSIKKDGNVVAMQKGERQPYSQQEIRETIDKAEEKTEEIRELLEEACN is encoded by the coding sequence ATGAAGATCAACCAGAAGACAATCAGAAAGATCATTGAAGACGAAGAAAGACTCGACGGCAGAGGCCTCGAAGAATACAGAGACATAGAAATCGAAACCAACTGGGTACGCGAAACAGCTGAAGGATCAGCAAAAGTAACAATAGGAAACACCCAGGTACTTGTAGGCCTATCAGTCGACGTAGAAGATCCTTACGACGACAGACCTGACCAGGGAACCATCGTAACCAACGCAGAGCTAGCCCCAATGGCAGCACGCGAATACGAATCAGGCCCACCACAGGAACCAGGAGTCGAGCTTGCAAGAGTAGTAGACCGTGGAATCAGAGAAGCAGAAGCAGTAGACCTAGAAGAACTCTGTATTGAAGAAGGAGAGAAAGTCTACACACTCTTCATCGACGTCCACGTACTCAACGACGACGGCAACCTGATCGACGCATCAAGCCTTGGAGCAATGGCAGCACTCAAAACAGGATTCATCCCTGTATACGACGAAGAGGAAGGTCTGAAGAGAGACGAAAAGGCAATGGACGTCCCACTACAGTACGAGCCAGTTACAGTAACAGGCCGCAAGATCGAGGACAAACTACTCTGGGACACAACCAGAGATGAAGAAGAAGCCCTTGACGCACGACTAACAGTATCCATCAAGAAAGATGGAAACGTAGTCGCAATGCAGAAAGGAGAAAGACAGCCTTACAGTCAACAGGAAATCAGAGAAACAATCGACAAGGCTGAAGAAAAAACCGAAGAAATCCGCGAGCTTCTAGAAGAAGCTTGCAACTGA
- the hisS gene encoding histidine--tRNA ligase, translating to MAINLESLKGTYDRYPDEWATWKKLMEVAGETAEEFGFRELNPPSIERQELWTEKEEDSVTDEMYAFTDKGDNKITLVPEETPTRARLIQRRKDLKTPVKWYNTSKRWRYEDVTRGRDREFFQGDFDIFGIESVEADAEVIAAAATIYQKLDLDDRVRFLINDRQLLESILESHGIEKTEEAMKVVDDKEKLDREEFLEDLMDRGLSREDAEQVDELTDISGPILDQIDDLREKAPEEVQKSVDRMESLGETLESYGVEYMCRIDLSIVRGLAYYTGLVFEAFDSEGELRALFGGGRYDELVGQFGDRDVPAVGFAFGYSPTIELLKKEDRYPLKDVETDVYVLTVSESVRDVALDYATKLRKKGLSVETDLAGRGFGSQLGYADDMNAKRVLIVGERDLENDEVTMKHMDSGEEENLGRDEVLEHLRSEGLF from the coding sequence ATGGCAATTAATCTAGAGAGTTTGAAAGGTACCTATGACAGGTATCCTGATGAGTGGGCGACTTGGAAAAAGCTGATGGAGGTAGCAGGTGAGACTGCGGAGGAGTTTGGATTCCGCGAGTTGAATCCTCCAAGTATTGAACGCCAGGAACTGTGGACGGAGAAAGAAGAGGACTCCGTGACCGATGAAATGTATGCTTTCACGGATAAAGGCGACAACAAGATTACACTGGTGCCCGAAGAGACTCCTACACGCGCCCGATTGATTCAGAGAAGGAAGGACCTGAAGACTCCTGTAAAATGGTACAACACCTCCAAGAGATGGAGGTATGAGGATGTGACAAGAGGCCGTGACAGAGAGTTCTTCCAGGGAGACTTCGACATTTTCGGAATCGAGTCTGTAGAGGCCGATGCCGAAGTTATCGCGGCTGCAGCAACGATCTACCAGAAACTGGATCTTGATGACAGGGTAAGATTCCTGATCAACGACAGACAGCTTCTGGAGTCAATCCTTGAATCTCATGGAATTGAAAAAACAGAAGAGGCCATGAAAGTTGTCGATGACAAGGAGAAACTGGATAGAGAAGAGTTTCTCGAAGACCTAATGGACAGAGGCCTTTCACGTGAGGATGCGGAACAGGTTGACGAACTCACCGATATTTCAGGCCCTATCCTCGATCAGATAGATGATCTCAGGGAGAAAGCTCCTGAAGAAGTTCAGAAATCTGTTGACAGAATGGAATCTCTTGGAGAGACCCTGGAAAGTTACGGTGTTGAGTACATGTGCCGTATTGATCTATCAATTGTCAGAGGCCTTGCATACTACACAGGACTTGTGTTCGAGGCCTTCGATTCTGAGGGAGAGCTACGAGCTTTGTTCGGCGGTGGCCGTTACGATGAACTGGTTGGCCAGTTCGGTGATCGGGATGTTCCGGCTGTTGGATTTGCTTTCGGTTACTCGCCTACGATCGAGCTTCTGAAGAAGGAGGATCGGTATCCTCTGAAGGATGTTGAGACAGATGTCTACGTACTCACAGTGTCCGAATCAGTCAGAGACGTGGCCCTTGATTATGCGACCAAGTTGAGGAAGAAAGGCCTATCTGTGGAGACTGACTTGGCCGGAAGAGGTTTCGGCTCACAGTTAGGATACGCTGACGACATGAATGCGAAAAGAGTCTTGATTGTTGGAGAACGTGACTTGGAGAACGATGAGGTTACTATGAAGCATATGGATTCTGGTGAGGAGGAGAATCTAGGTAGGGATGAAGTGCTTGAGCATCTCAGATCAGAGGGCCTCTTCTAG
- a CDS encoding 50S ribosomal protein L37ae, whose translation MAENRSSKRFGSRYGNRIRKNVDEAEKGEEDYERVAAGIWKDKETGEIVAGGAYRKDTGGKEMLNKALELEGGIEELEEAKEEIEE comes from the coding sequence ATGGCTGAAAACAGATCATCCAAAAGATTCGGATCTCGTTACGGAAACAGAATTCGCAAAAACGTAGACGAGGCCGAGAAAGGAGAAGAAGACTACGAAAGAGTAGCCGCAGGAATTTGGAAAGACAAAGAAACAGGAGAAATTGTCGCAGGCGGCGCATACCGCAAAGATACAGGCGGAAAAGAAATGCTTAACAAAGCACTCGAACTCGAAGGCGGAATCGAAGAACTCGAAGAAGCCAAAGAGGAGATCGAAGAATGA
- a CDS encoding cell division protein SepF — translation MPLGFLKKEGENEDTEIMSEDFVELDANMSENNSKVVIKAETLKEYDDAEKVQEHLRNDHIVWVNIAPLKETDMTNLKRAVKKLKKTVKSIDGDMAGVDEHWIVVCPNYAEIQRSEETQQAGGQ, via the coding sequence ATGCCGCTAGGATTTCTGAAAAAAGAAGGGGAAAACGAAGACACCGAAATAATGAGCGAGGACTTCGTTGAACTGGACGCAAACATGTCTGAAAACAATAGTAAAGTAGTGATCAAGGCAGAAACACTGAAAGAATACGACGACGCAGAGAAAGTTCAGGAACACCTGCGCAACGACCACATCGTATGGGTCAACATCGCACCGCTCAAAGAAACTGACATGACCAACCTGAAAAGAGCAGTCAAAAAGCTCAAGAAAACCGTCAAATCAATCGACGGCGACATGGCAGGAGTAGACGAGCACTGGATCGTAGTATGTCCAAACTACGCAGAAATCCAGAGAAGCGAAGAAACACAACAAGCCGGCGGTCAATGA
- a CDS encoding prefoldin subunit beta, translating into MEEDAQQMMMEMQQTQQRLQEVAVQKEETQDELDGINKSLEELEKDEDGEVYQEVGNILVAKDRDQLKDDLEDRKEDLDVRKESLDKKEEELREKLQEAQSQITQSMGQ; encoded by the coding sequence ATGGAAGAAGACGCACAGCAGATGATGATGGAAATGCAGCAAACTCAGCAAAGACTACAAGAGGTTGCTGTTCAGAAAGAAGAAACTCAGGACGAACTAGACGGAATCAACAAATCTCTAGAAGAACTTGAGAAAGACGAAGACGGAGAGGTATACCAGGAAGTTGGAAACATTCTCGTCGCAAAAGACCGAGACCAGCTAAAGGACGACCTTGAAGACAGAAAAGAAGATCTAGACGTAAGAAAAGAAAGTCTGGACAAGAAAGAAGAAGAACTAAGAGAAAAACTTCAGGAAGCACAGAGCCAGATTACACAGAGCATGGGCCAGTAA
- a CDS encoding DNA-directed RNA polymerase subunit P — MTAYKCVKCEEEVDIDPVNEKVICPKCSHRVLLKMRPEDTDRVEAV, encoded by the coding sequence ATGACCGCATACAAATGCGTAAAATGCGAGGAAGAAGTAGACATCGACCCAGTAAACGAGAAAGTAATCTGTCCAAAATGCTCGCACCGCGTACTCCTCAAGATGAGGCCTGAAGACACCGACCGTGTCGAAGCAGTATGA
- a CDS encoding DsrE family protein produces the protein MKTVIHISSNNSDKIAEAVANARNLLQDPTVEDPEIAILLNADAVKAARKDSAAEKYFQELLDKEVQIKACNNSLESREIKEKELLQRVEAVPSGIGELTKLQTDGYAYIRP, from the coding sequence ATGAAAACCGTCATCCACATTTCCTCCAATAATTCTGACAAAATTGCGGAAGCAGTAGCCAACGCCCGCAACCTATTACAGGACCCCACAGTAGAAGACCCGGAAATAGCAATACTTCTCAACGCAGACGCAGTAAAAGCAGCCAGAAAAGACTCGGCAGCAGAAAAATACTTCCAAGAACTACTTGACAAAGAAGTACAGATCAAGGCCTGCAACAACTCACTGGAATCAAGAGAAATTAAAGAGAAAGAACTACTTCAGCGAGTAGAGGCCGTGCCATCAGGCATAGGAGAACTCACAAAACTCCAGACAGACGGATACGCATACATAAGGCCTTAA
- a CDS encoding succinylglutamate desuccinylase/aspartoacylase domain-containing protein — translation MKVTEKGPGKAEVAVVYCTHGDEVAGKKAVEKLLDEKPDFRKGVKFVFANEKAYEQGERFIDTDLNRSFPGDSESDSYEERLAAEMMQELQEPKVLDLHETRSAPTPFALFTWMDEETMDTLQSTGVDKAVEISYTPGCGINHYGGVEVETGPRGSQESAEMAYQVLKDFLINEGVLAGEANKSRPEIFSVYDVEDRPEGDWNAAVENFQEVSKGETVAKSGSEEILADKSFVPVLFAESYPDIFGFKAVRLEKVEERIYQQEVIKNGN, via the coding sequence ATGAAAGTAACAGAGAAAGGGCCTGGAAAGGCTGAAGTTGCAGTAGTCTACTGTACGCACGGTGATGAGGTAGCGGGAAAGAAAGCAGTAGAAAAGCTGCTGGATGAAAAACCTGATTTCAGGAAAGGAGTGAAGTTCGTCTTCGCGAACGAGAAGGCCTATGAACAGGGAGAAAGATTCATCGACACTGACTTGAATCGGAGTTTTCCTGGAGATTCTGAAAGCGATAGCTACGAGGAGAGGTTGGCGGCAGAAATGATGCAGGAATTGCAGGAGCCGAAAGTACTGGATCTGCATGAAACCAGGTCCGCTCCCACGCCTTTCGCTCTCTTCACCTGGATGGACGAAGAGACTATGGATACATTGCAGAGTACAGGTGTGGATAAGGCGGTAGAGATTAGTTACACTCCTGGCTGCGGCATCAATCATTATGGAGGTGTTGAAGTAGAGACTGGGCCTCGAGGAAGCCAGGAATCAGCGGAAATGGCCTACCAGGTTTTGAAGGACTTTCTGATTAATGAAGGAGTCCTAGCAGGAGAAGCAAACAAATCGAGGCCAGAGATTTTCAGTGTCTATGATGTGGAAGATAGGCCTGAAGGAGATTGGAATGCTGCGGTTGAGAATTTCCAGGAGGTTTCGAAAGGAGAGACTGTGGCCAAATCCGGTAGTGAGGAAATATTGGCTGACAAGTCTTTTGTCCCGGTACTGTTCGCTGAAAGTTATCCTGATATCTTCGGGTTCAAGGCGGTAAGACTTGAAAAAGTAGAGGAAAGAATCTATCAACAAGAGGTAATCAAAAATGGCAATTAA
- a CDS encoding GNAT family N-acetyltransferase produces MSDRVEYLDFGFDPSETEYPLNDQGNRDALIGLFQTVFTEENSPYDEDWDYEVVDDFLEWTSEMDYEGTIAVLNDEPIGFSWGYRVDSDEVDVDEKFPDGLEEVNPDIYDGSTFMIDEVGVSPDYRGNGIGTQVEARTLRKAAERDNLDRAMQRTQWSGENSGKLWLDGRMGFSAFLQGEENDPVTQEVEFVGKPGSDERIYLGQEF; encoded by the coding sequence AACGATCAGGGGAATAGGGATGCATTGATCGGCCTGTTTCAGACTGTCTTCACTGAGGAGAATTCTCCTTATGATGAGGACTGGGATTACGAAGTTGTCGATGATTTCCTGGAGTGGACTTCAGAAATGGATTATGAGGGAACGATCGCAGTACTGAATGACGAGCCTATAGGATTCTCCTGGGGCTACAGAGTTGATTCTGACGAAGTTGATGTGGATGAGAAATTCCCGGATGGGTTAGAGGAAGTAAATCCTGATATCTATGACGGCAGCACCTTCATGATCGACGAAGTAGGTGTCAGCCCGGATTACAGAGGCAATGGAATAGGAACTCAGGTAGAGGCCCGTACACTCAGAAAAGCCGCGGAAAGAGATAATCTAGACAGAGCAATGCAGAGAACACAATGGAGCGGAGAAAACAGCGGGAAGCTCTGGCTGGATGGAAGGATGGGCTTCAGCGCGTTCCTTCAGGGAGAAGAAAATGATCCTGTAACTCAGGAAGTAGAGTTTGTTGGAAAACCTGGAAGCGATGAAAGAATCTACCTAGGCCAGGAGTTCTGA
- a CDS encoding UPF0147 family protein produces the protein MPSVEAVTDRMRDLAEKDGVPSNISDLLDEAVETLQEEDKELSVRVNTASSLLDQISNDPNIKQHTRTEIWNLASKVESLED, from the coding sequence ATGCCATCAGTTGAAGCAGTTACAGACAGGATGAGGGATCTAGCCGAGAAAGATGGCGTCCCATCAAACATTTCAGACCTACTGGATGAAGCAGTAGAAACCCTACAGGAAGAAGACAAGGAACTTTCCGTAAGGGTCAACACTGCATCTTCACTGCTTGATCAGATCAGCAATGATCCTAACATCAAGCAGCACACCAGGACCGAGATATGGAACCTGGCCTCCAAGGTTGAAAGCCTGGAGGATTAA
- a CDS encoding MFS transporter yields MESSKTLRTLFLTVIAEVISFGILIPIVPLFFTEPSSSYFLLPEGLSINMGYILLGLLIGLYPLGQFIATPILGEVSDIYGRKTVIQLSITGTVISTLIFAYGIIAASIPILFLSRIINGLTGGLISVAQATIADVSSKDEKSKNFGLIGAAFGTGFILGPFLGGLLSSDLHPWFSATLPFYFAATLSTASLIYSRYKLDETSPMEEKKINWKKPLTQLKKGFQIPGLKKLFGVNFFYFSGFAFFTTFIPVYLVQKFNFTQFNTGNFFLYIGILVIFGQTILVPKIFAKYPEEKVMPITLFLTGLFIFLQPIPQSLIPFMAAVTLFSVNNSLTQIALNTLVSNNASEKDQGLALGTNQSVRALANAIPSMISGIAAALFTPAMPLTVAGILIMATATIYRYTN; encoded by the coding sequence ATGGAAAGTTCTAAAACCCTCAGAACGTTGTTTTTAACAGTTATAGCTGAAGTAATAAGCTTTGGAATACTTATACCGATCGTACCTCTTTTCTTCACAGAACCAAGCTCCTCATACTTCTTGCTGCCAGAAGGCCTATCCATCAATATGGGATACATACTGCTTGGCCTGCTAATCGGATTGTACCCTCTAGGACAGTTCATAGCAACACCTATACTCGGAGAAGTAAGCGATATCTACGGCAGAAAAACAGTAATCCAGCTATCTATAACCGGCACAGTAATCTCAACACTCATATTCGCCTACGGAATCATAGCAGCCAGCATACCAATACTCTTCCTATCAAGAATAATCAACGGACTAACAGGAGGGCTTATCTCAGTAGCGCAGGCCACTATCGCCGATGTCAGCAGCAAAGATGAAAAAAGCAAGAACTTCGGACTAATAGGAGCAGCTTTCGGAACAGGATTCATACTAGGACCGTTCCTCGGAGGCCTTCTCTCCTCAGATCTCCATCCATGGTTCTCCGCCACTCTACCATTCTACTTTGCAGCAACACTCTCAACAGCAAGCCTGATCTACTCAAGATACAAACTTGACGAAACAAGCCCCATGGAAGAAAAGAAAATTAACTGGAAAAAACCTCTCACCCAGCTAAAGAAAGGATTCCAGATACCTGGATTGAAAAAACTCTTCGGAGTCAACTTCTTCTACTTCTCAGGATTCGCATTCTTCACCACATTCATACCAGTATACCTGGTACAGAAATTCAACTTCACCCAGTTCAACACAGGAAACTTCTTCCTATACATAGGAATACTGGTAATCTTCGGCCAAACCATCCTAGTACCAAAAATATTTGCAAAATACCCTGAAGAAAAAGTAATGCCAATAACACTATTCCTGACAGGCCTATTCATATTCCTACAACCTATACCACAAAGCCTCATACCTTTCATGGCCGCAGTAACACTATTCTCTGTAAATAACTCACTCACACAGATAGCTCTAAACACTCTCGTATCAAACAACGCATCCGAAAAAGACCAGGGACTAGCCCTCGGAACAAACCAGAGCGTCAGAGCCCTCGCAAACGCAATACCCTCAATGATCTCAGGAATCGCAGCAGCACTATTCACACCAGCCATGCCATTAACAGTAGCAGGAATCCTGATCATGGCCACAGCAACCATCTACAGATACACAAACTAG
- the thiI gene encoding tRNA uracil 4-sulfurtransferase ThiI, translating into MTEENQVLIRYGEIGTKSRPVQKEMLQTLRQRVQDKLEYEEIETEKISQRKGRVIVETENTGETVEALKNLPGIVSISPAVKTDSSIDSIKKASEKFEYGETFGVDATTASNPISSMDINREVGSHVEEFTGSSVDLDNPETWLGIEVKEDETFLFTRTVSGPGGLPVGTQDEYLSLVSGGIDSPVATYKMMKSGADITPIYFYNKPIAAEDHLLRFEAVLDKIREYHPGKKWNYYIVDMEEVNNKLMEVGKGRMILHRKIMFKVAEKIAEKEGLRGLVTGESLGQKSSQTARNMENTSSEIKKPLMRPLLTDSKNDITEKAREIGTFELSEINSACRSLAPENPATELKEHRLKQLEEEIGIDELVEKALQSTEKKEL; encoded by the coding sequence ATGACAGAGGAAAACCAGGTTCTCATCAGATACGGAGAAATAGGAACTAAGTCCAGGCCTGTACAGAAAGAGATGCTGCAGACACTCAGGCAGAGAGTGCAGGACAAACTCGAATACGAAGAAATAGAGACTGAAAAAATATCTCAGAGAAAAGGCCGGGTAATAGTAGAGACAGAAAACACCGGTGAAACAGTAGAGGCCCTCAAAAACCTGCCAGGAATAGTATCGATCTCACCCGCAGTGAAGACAGACTCCAGCATTGATTCAATCAAGAAGGCTTCGGAAAAGTTTGAGTACGGGGAGACATTTGGTGTAGATGCGACCACTGCCAGCAACCCGATTTCCTCAATGGATATAAATAGAGAAGTTGGAAGCCACGTGGAAGAGTTCACAGGCTCATCAGTAGATCTTGACAACCCTGAAACCTGGCTGGGCATAGAGGTCAAGGAAGACGAGACCTTCCTATTCACCAGAACAGTTTCCGGGCCAGGAGGACTACCTGTAGGCACCCAGGACGAGTATCTTTCACTTGTCAGCGGAGGAATCGACTCACCAGTAGCCACCTACAAAATGATGAAAAGTGGGGCAGACATCACACCAATTTACTTCTACAACAAACCAATCGCCGCCGAAGACCACCTACTGAGATTTGAGGCCGTGCTCGACAAGATCAGAGAATACCATCCAGGAAAGAAATGGAACTACTACATCGTCGACATGGAAGAAGTCAACAACAAGCTGATGGAAGTAGGAAAAGGCCGCATGATACTCCACAGAAAAATAATGTTCAAAGTCGCAGAAAAAATAGCGGAAAAAGAAGGCCTCCGCGGCCTGGTAACAGGAGAATCACTCGGCCAGAAATCAAGCCAGACAGCCAGAAACATGGAAAACACATCCTCAGAAATAAAGAAACCGTTGATGAGGCCTCTGCTAACAGACTCAAAAAACGACATAACAGAAAAGGCCCGCGAAATAGGAACCTTCGAGCTCTCAGAGATAAATTCCGCCTGCAGATCACTGGCACCAGAAAACCCGGCCACGGAACTGAAAGAACACCGCCTCAAACAGCTGGAAGAGGAAATAGGGATCGATGAACTAGTGGAAAAAGCATTGCAGAGTACGGAGAAAAAAGAACTTTGA
- a CDS encoding redox-regulated ATPase YchF, with amino-acid sequence MPYKIGLVGKPSVGKSTFFNAATMNSVDEGNYPFTTIDPSVGEAYVRVECAAPDFDEECDPRVGFCNHGTRYVPVKLVDVAGLIPGAHEGKGLGNKFLTDLNEADVLIHIVDFSGETDIEGEPTEGHDPRKDIDFLEEELDMWYLEILEKGIERYNSKSRQQDIKLEEELAEQMSAFKTNKNEIKQLILQEGLELDPDTWDDEDKHDLARSIRKETKPMIIAANKMDTEKAQNNYDEITSDPEYEHLDFVPASAHAEKALKNAAEQDVVDYYPGDEEFEILTDDLPEEKEKGLDQIREFMEKYGGTGVQQAMESALFDELGVMAVFPGGADGLGDEHGNILPDCFLVPENATAKDFAYTIHSDLGDGFIHAVDCRENRQIGADHELEQGDVIEIISSN; translated from the coding sequence ATGCCTTACAAAATCGGTTTAGTCGGTAAACCTTCCGTAGGAAAATCCACTTTCTTCAATGCAGCCACAATGAACTCGGTCGATGAAGGAAACTATCCCTTCACAACCATTGATCCCAGTGTTGGAGAGGCCTACGTACGGGTAGAATGTGCAGCACCTGACTTTGACGAAGAATGTGATCCAAGAGTAGGATTCTGTAATCATGGAACCCGTTACGTACCTGTCAAACTTGTGGATGTCGCAGGATTGATTCCCGGAGCTCACGAAGGTAAAGGCCTTGGTAACAAGTTCCTGACCGATCTGAACGAGGCCGATGTACTGATTCATATTGTTGATTTCTCAGGTGAGACAGATATCGAGGGAGAGCCGACTGAGGGCCACGATCCAAGGAAAGATATCGATTTCCTTGAGGAAGAACTTGACATGTGGTACCTTGAGATCCTGGAGAAAGGGATTGAAAGATATAATTCGAAGAGCCGGCAGCAGGACATAAAACTGGAGGAGGAGCTGGCCGAACAGATGTCAGCGTTCAAGACCAACAAGAACGAAATTAAACAGTTAATTTTACAGGAAGGCCTTGAACTGGATCCTGATACATGGGATGATGAGGATAAACATGATCTGGCCCGTTCAATCAGGAAGGAGACCAAGCCAATGATTATTGCGGCCAATAAAATGGATACTGAGAAAGCTCAGAATAACTACGATGAAATTACTTCTGATCCTGAATACGAGCATCTTGACTTTGTGCCGGCCAGTGCTCATGCAGAGAAGGCCTTGAAGAATGCTGCCGAGCAGGATGTAGTTGATTACTATCCTGGAGATGAAGAGTTTGAGATACTAACCGATGATCTTCCGGAAGAGAAGGAGAAAGGCCTTGATCAGATAAGAGAGTTTATGGAGAAGTACGGTGGTACAGGAGTCCAGCAGGCGATGGAATCTGCCTTGTTTGATGAGCTAGGTGTTATGGCTGTCTTCCCTGGCGGTGCTGACGGCCTCGGCGATGAACATGGTAATATCTTGCCGGACTGTTTCCTTGTGCCGGAGAATGCTACTGCAAAGGACTTTGCGTATACTATTCACAGCGATCTAGGCGATGGATTTATTCATGCGGTTGATTGTAGGGAGAACCGTCAGATAGGTGCTGATCACGAGCTTGAGCAGGGCGATGTTATAGAGATTATATCTTCGAACTAG